The Muntiacus reevesi chromosome 7, mMunRee1.1, whole genome shotgun sequence genome includes a region encoding these proteins:
- the FBXL22 gene encoding F-box and leucine-rich protein 22, whose product MHITQLNRECLLHLFSFLDKDSRKNLARTCPQLQDVFEDPALWPLLHFRSLAELKKDNFLLSPALRSLSICWHSSRVQVCSIEDWLKSALQRSICSRHESLVNDFLLRVCDRCPNLATVTLSGCGHVTDDCLARLLVSCPRLRALHLENCARVTNRTLTAVAAHGRALQTLHVDFCRNVSAAGLRRLRAACPRLTLRAEHSAAMIPDQLPRGPHAPGTALRKLLLR is encoded by the exons ATGCACATCACCCAGCTCAATCGGGAGTGCCTGCTGCACCTCTTCTCCTTCCTGGACAAGGACAGCAGGAAGAACCTTGCCAGGACCTGCCCCCAGCTCCAGGACGTGTTTGAGGACCCTGCACTCTGGCCCCTGCTGCACTTCCGTTCCCTCGCAGAACTCAAGAAGGACAACTTCCTCCTGAGCCCGGCGCTCCGGAGCCTCTCCATCTGCTGGCACTCCAGCCGCGTGCAGGTGTGCAGCATCGAGGACTGGCTCAAGAGCGCCCTCCAGAGGAGCATCTGCAGCCGGCACGAAAGCCTCGTCAACGACTTCCTCCTCCGGGTGTGTGACAG GTGCCCCAACCTGGCAACCGTCACCCTGTCTGGCTGCGGCCACGTCACCGACGACTGCCTGGCGCGTCTGCTGGTTTCCTGCCCGCGCCTGCGCGCGCTGCACCTGGAGAACTGCGCGCGCGTCACCAACCGCACGCTGACGGCCGTGGCGGCGCACGGGCGCGCGCTGCAGACGCTGCACGTGGACTTCTGCCGCAACGTGAGCGCGGCCGGCCTGAGGCGTCTGCGCGCCGCGTGCCCGCGCTTGACGCTGCGCGCCGAGCACAGCGCAGCCATGATCCCGGACCAGCTCCCGCGCGGCCCGCACGCGCCCGGCACCGCCCTCCGCAAGTTGCTTCTGCGCTAG